In Lolium rigidum isolate FL_2022 chromosome 3, APGP_CSIRO_Lrig_0.1, whole genome shotgun sequence, the genomic window atgcgaaggggatgaagaagcaaactgtgtagaacggttaaataaagtggatatgggggagattcaatgccacagcagttcccgaggaagtggtgcccaacagaaaaatttcgcaggccacgtggagaagtggaaggggcaaggcatcatgatgagggatTCTGCGGTGgtttctgctctgctacgacatgacccgacgagagaaagcgtgacgattttggaaatgtcatttccaaaaccaggggggcatgtgttatcaccagaatttgaccgagtcagaggtgggccgcgatcaagatgggtttgaagaatatacatggaagaaatacgtgaatcggccttgtgtaccaagtttgggctaattgcccgtgtatctgtaccatagtaggatacgtgtcagttaggagttagagtttttacccgtgcacggttaggtgcacgcttgagttagaaagtcccctggactataaatatgtatctagggtttatgaaataaacaacaaccaacgttcaacacaatcaatctcggcgcatcgccaactccttcgtctcgagggtttctaccggtaagcaccatgctgcctagatcgcatcttgcgatctaggcagcacaagcttcacgttgttcatgcgttgctcgtgctcgaagcctttttgatggcgagcaacgtagttatcttagatgtgttagggttagcattgttcttcgtatcatatgctcgtcgtagtgcaacccgtatacatctagccgcccttacacctatcttaggtgtagggcggcaccccgcttgatcattgtttagtagatccgatccgttacggttgctccttgttcttcaaggattagtttaacatccgcaatagttaggccttacaaagggttggaggatccagcggcgtgtagggtgtagtttgctagccctagacagagatgttccgggatcaacctcgtgttggtttttaggccctgtctaggatcggcttacgatcaccgtacgcgagcgcgaggcccaatcgtgagtaggatgatccgattatgcggtgaaaaccctaaatcgtcgtagatcgttttagctttatcttgatcaagcaggaccaccatatattcgtacacctcgtacgaatcatgggtggatcggctctcttagccgattcacaggacaacctgagagccgatcgaggctcgtatttaacgtttacgtgtatgccatgcaggaaactaagcgaggcatcatccaacaccttcctgaccggtataggtcaggtggcacgcccttgcgacaacatcggacgtgtgaccgaaggctttgcgggccgtcgctctgagggactggggccagccgcagccctagttgttcccggctctacggtgttgccagtcgctgcccgccggtgggtttctgaccgcaacagagggacggagccagaagaccagaaggaggggggccacgaggcgccaaccccataaggcggcgcggtgggcccctgggccgcgccgccctatggtggcgacgccttgggcagccccaggtgcccccctctgcaccacttaagggtttcgacctaaaaacgcacgggggtagacgaaatcgccagaagacatccagaacaccgccgccatcgcgaaactccgtctcgggacgagaaactccgttctggcactccgccgggacggggaattggaggagatcatcgccatcatcaccaccgacgcctctccatcgaccagccatgttttccccatccatgtgagagtaattcccccgctgtaggctgaaggggatggtagatgagattggtcatgtaatagcataagattgttagggcatagtgcctagtatccgtaattggtacttttatgatattgttgcaacttgttatgcttaatgcttgtcactagggcccgagtgccatgatctcagatctgaacatgttattgtttcatgatgatattcattgttttatgatcttacctgcaagttgtatacacatattgctcgtccggaacccgaggccccaaagtgacagaaattgggacaaccggaggggaaggcggtgatatgaggatcacatgtgttcacagagtgttaatgctttgctccgatgctctattaaaaggagtaccttaatttccagtagaatccctagaggcccggctgccaccggctggtaggacaaaagatgttgtgcaagtttctaattgcgagcacgtacgactatatatggaacacatgcctatggttgtttagtacttggataccgttttattactacctgcaaatgccctaccttgattgttatatgatttctctcatccatgcagcgcccgttcatccatccatgtgcctacagtattttaatcctgttgtttactataatcactactgatgtctttgttacaccgtcgccgatatttcactatcgctactcgctataaaactgttactactcgataaactcttacgagcaagtctcgtttccaggtgcaactgaattgacaactccgctgttaaggcttacaaatattctttggctccccttgtgtcgaatcaataaattgggttttacttccctcgaagactgctgcgatcccctatacttgtgggtcattaatGATGTCATGTGATCATTATCGCATTGTGTTTGCGCACATGATTAAGTTGATTTCACAATATCTAGAGGGCCCAAAATCATATCTCTCACTCGTGAAGAGGAGAAAATCCCACTCTTAATTATTAAGCTCCCATACTTATTTTCGTGTATACCTAAAACTTAACTATTTATGCCACCTGGTTTAACGGGTGAGGATTGATAAGATCAAGGCATATCCTGCAATATGAGGCTTAATATTATCATGGCCAAAAGACTTTTACATAAGATAACACTTGAAGATATAGATATTAACAATGACAGATATGTCTCATAACATATCAGTGGCTTGTGTCTATTCAGTAACATTGTTTAGCCAAACGATATACTCTCGCTATTGCTAGCATCCTTGTTACAATAACAATTATCATGGTTAGAAAAGCTTAACCATCCAACAATAAGCGAGCTAAACATATTTAGAGGCAAGACAAGGGACTTTCCTTCTTTATTTATCTCTCTACACATGCTTGTGAGGTTTTCTTAGAATCTCATATTCGAGGAGCACAACATTTATTGCATAAAAGGATAAACTTAATAATAAACATGGAGTTTTAGATAATATATAACTCTTATTATTATTGCATCTAGGGGCATAACTCCTTCAACACAATAGGGCCATCCCCTAAACTAAACCGTGACACATTTTAATCAGCGGTTGTGGCAAATAGTAAAGGAAAAAACATGAAATCTTCATAGTAAGAAGCACCGCTCAAAAGACCATCCATTGGTACCAGAGAGATCTTGCACGCATAATTTATCTGTACATAACACTATGTAGTATAGGGACTCCGTATAACTAAACACATTAATCATTGGGAGTGGCAAAAAATGGGTGTACCAGTGCCTTGTATAAGCAATGTGTGTGGGAAGACCAATATAATTGGCATGCAACCAATTGAGGTTCTTCCACACACACATCAATCAAACTAATCATGAGAATAATGACTCATGGAACCCTAATAAGTAATTGCCCCCCAAAACGGAGTGAagtaaaataaaatcaaacactgCAATTATGGATCCACATATTTGCCCGACTTCTGAAAGAGCTAACCTAATATGAGCGTAATAAAAGAAATATGCACATGATCAAACCCTAAACATTAAATATTGACCATATTGCCAGAAGATGAATCCCCAGGAAGCACGAACAACCAAATCAAACAACCCATACATGGATGCACACATTATCTCAGCTACGAAAAGTGCTAGCCAACAAACATGCCACAACATACTAATACACCAATATCAAACCGATAAACTAACGTTCGAGTTACATATCTACAAATGCATGTCATACAGAACCACCAAACCAACGTCCTACATACAAATCTAACATCCCATATTCTTCATAAGGTAAGGATATGAGGGCTTACACCCACTGATGAGTTGATGCAACACCTCCTCATAGCCAGATAGGCGGTGGGAGCGGAGGTCGCCATCTGGATCTTCCTGCCATCGATGATCGTGATGAAGCCGAGGATGTGACGGAAGGGACGAACTGCCAATGAAGATTAGAGATGAGAGTGACATGATAGAGTGATTGGCGATTGTATTGTGGCACGTGTTCTTGAAGGAACACAATATCTCTTGCTCTTACTCACGTGTCTACTTGTTTGCCTCCGTCGCACTTCACCAAGCCTAATTCAACGAAAACAACCGGTTTGGGTGTTCCAAGCAATTCTGGCTTGAAGGTGCTTTAAGTACGGTGCCCCACATAGGTCGAACTGCACATGCGGGGTTCCAGTCGGCAGAAACCCATAGGGCACCAAACACACCGTTCACGTGTTTCGTCGGGTGCCCGTATGCGTGTTACCGTTGGAGTGATATGAATTCGCTATGATAGATTCAAGATGATGCCTTGCGGATTCATACTAGGACTCTAGTCCAGATGCTAAGCAATCTAACCGAGCCCCGACGAGCCATGAACCTCACGCTCCTATGACGAATATGGTTTGCCCATGACGTAGCAAAGAAGAAATACGTGTCATTAGTTGAAGGATCTCCTCATATTTTGAGTCATCTACGCTAATTAAACAAACTACATATATATCAACTAGGATTTAATCGAAAAAAAAGAAATGTTGCAACGACCGAGAGAGGGAAGACCGATAAAAAGATTGCAAGTGTCGAAAGAAGGGAGGGCGAAGCCTAACATTGATGGATCGTATGCACATGATGGTCCTGTGAGATTGACGCCAACTGTTCAAAAAATCTCTTTTCCTCAAAACAATGAAGTGCTAAATTCTTCCAAAAAAATCTCAATCTAGTAAAATAGAAGAATATGAAGTGCTAATTTCCGCAATACAACAACCGTAGCAATTAAAACCTTTTCCGAGCTACTACCTCCGTccgaaggaataaggcgcacgcgtaatccaagacgaactttgaccataaaaattgagcaacaaaatcttggttatattatatataattagtatcgttggattcgtattgaaaagcactttctaatgatgttaattttatacaaacaatctttatatatttaaagtaatacttagtcaaacgaaTAGCACGTAAAACAAGGACGCCTTATTTCTTAAATCGGAGGTAGTTGTACGTAGTACTACGTACTACTTTGCTGTAGAAACACCCTATCTATTGGAGAGCTGATTATTAGAAATAAATTTCACTTCCCGCTCCATTCAATAGAACCAAAACCGTCACTCGCACTAGATCCAACGCGCGGGGTAGAATTCACGGAAGGACGGCGGTGTGGCCATCACACCCGTCCATTCTCCAGCCGATCCAACCGTCCACTGCTAGTCACGCGGATCGACGGGCCCACCACCGTTCCACCCACGCCGCTTAAATACTCACCCGCCTCTCCTGTCCATTCACCAACACACTCCGCAATCCCCCAGCCACAGCTCTCTCTACGCTCACAAAGCTTTCCTCCTTTCGAAGCATCCAATGGACGCCTCAACCACGGCCACCGGCGGCAAGGCCAAGAAGGGAGCGGCCGGGCGCAAGGCCGGCGGGCCCAGGAAGAAGTCCGTGACGCGGTCCGTCAAGGCCgggctccagttccccgtcggccgcATCGGGCGGTACCTCAAGAAGGGCCGCTACGCGCAGCGCGTCGGCACCGGCGCCCCCGTGTACCTCGCCGCCGTCCTCGAGTACCTCGCCGCCGAGCTGCTGGAGCTCGCCGGGAACGCCGCAaaggacaacaagaagtcccgcaTCATCCCGCGCCACCTGCTGCTCGCCATCAGGAACGACGAGGAGCTCGGCAAGCTGCTCGCCGGCGTCACCATCGCGCACGGAGGCGTGCTACCCAAGATCCACTCCGTGCTTCTCCCGAAGAAGACGGTGGAGAAGGAGGCCAAGTCGCCCAAGAAGCCTGCCAAGTCCCCCAAGAAGGCCGCCAAATCCCCCAAGAAGGCTTAAATGCGCGCACCGATTTGACTTACGCTCTTTGTAGTACTTCAGATTAGTGGTTGCTTCTGGCTATACTTGTCATTGTAATGTTTGTCTTCTGTGCTGCCAAGGAAATTTGTCAGAAATCTCTCTGATTTGCGTAAATTGTGTTGTCTTTCTTTTGTTCCTGAACGCTATGTAGATTTAGCTGCCACTCTAGATTTAGTTGGTACTCCGCATCGGCAGTGGTGGAACTAGAATTCCATTAAACTTGGGCCCACAGCTACAAACCACAAAATTACTGAACAAGACCCCCAGGCAACGAAATTGCGAAAAAATATCGAAGGAAAAAATATGAGATCTATGCCGAGCATATCAGCCTGTGCCATCGGGTGGTAGTCTGCTCAGGCCAAGCCATATGTGAAACAGTTGATGTGATCACCTATTAATTGCTATGCATATATGCTCAAGAAAAATTGCTTTGCATATTCGCAGTTTTGTTCCATTATACAGGACCGCATTCAAGTAGGGATTTTCTTTGAAGTGTATCTAAGACACACATATACTAACATTTaccctattcgcaaaaaaaaaatatactaaCATTTACCCATGCTTCTTCTATTGCAATATCAAGTCAAATATGTCCGTGATTCTCAAAAAAAGAGTCAAATATGTCTGTGTCTTTGCCTGGCAGCGTTGTTTTTTCCTACATGGGCGTCTTGATCCATTCAAATAACAGTAGTTCTCAAAGTAATTTGTTCATGCAGGTTTCCTTGAAGCTAGCTTGATTCCCTAATAGCTCAACTTCCAAAATCACAATAAACAAGAAACAAGAATATACCGCATGATCCCATCAAGTCTAAATTCATATGTTCGAGAGAAACCAAGCTCTATGGGAGCCATTCAATTATGATACTACCCAAATGAATGAGTTACTCCGTACTTTATTTAAGCTACTTGCAAAGGACCTGGTCAGAAAGTGAGGAAACATAAGTGTCACTTGCAACCATTTTAGCATTTGACACTATATTTATGCTTAACTGAGGGAATAAGTCAAGATAAAGAGTAGAGAGTAGTGGACATAAAGACGATAGATACTATTGAAGTTGCTATCAGATATGCTATTAAAAAAGGTCCAATCAAATATCTATTAAACAAATTCTTCAAAAGTCCAGTGATGTATTTATTGTGCACTAAGAGAAATGTACCATTTTTATTACATCTACTGTATCACAAAAATCCAGCCGTTGTGTGGTAATATCAAGCATGCGAATATTAATATACATTAATGCGTTTACCTTATTGGCACCATCAACGGGAAAAATATATATGTgtaagatgattaagaaaactaaACCAACTTATAAATGTCATTTGAAATACTTTATGGATATGCGCACATCTTGTAAACGTGCTTCGACGGGTATTTATCCTCTCACGTCACGAAGCTCGGATTAAAGAAATCAAGCTTTTGGTGCCATCAAAACCTCTTCATCATGATAACCCAGTCATTTAGGTTATCATTCCTTTCAAACTGTTCAATTATTGAGAACAATGAACTACCATGTTATAGTGAGTCTAGCATCGAGTATGTTTTATATTAGCTTTCAACTACTTTTAATGCCTTTCACCTTTTTTACGGTAATGGCCTTCTCATGCTCGTATTCGTATGAGATAAAACCCTAAAATCGGTCATTTTTAACTCTATTACTGAACTCTTGAGTTTGCATTCTATAAATATTACAATCATACTAAGAATTTATTAACATCTTTCCAAGTTGTAACATCcataactctaattttgacatcATACTTATCTTTTTTTTGACTGATATTGTTATTTCACGTTGATGCATTT contains:
- the LOC124697931 gene encoding histone H2A-like, whose amino-acid sequence is MDASTTATGGKAKKGAAGRKAGGPRKKSVTRSVKAGLQFPVGRIGRYLKKGRYAQRVGTGAPVYLAAVLEYLAAELLELAGNAAKDNKKSRIIPRHLLLAIRNDEELGKLLAGVTIAHGGVLPKIHSVLLPKKTVEKEAKSPKKPAKSPKKAAKSPKKA